The Aptenodytes patagonicus chromosome 27, bAptPat1.pri.cur, whole genome shotgun sequence genome contains a region encoding:
- the LETMD1 gene encoding LOW QUALITY PROTEIN: LETM1 domain-containing protein 1 (The sequence of the model RefSeq protein was modified relative to this genomic sequence to represent the inferred CDS: inserted 1 base in 1 codon), producing MALSGAGCRGALCRLGPGPAAGLSRCRRPLEPRPARGAPRSPVRCLSAKAGSRSVLAALASKAKRINGRYERFLERTFPRFYVLHATFTKGIQALFLEVKEIRKIKSKMSCQRLSAQQLPYREMERLRQFRRDVIKAIPIGVIAIPXFLVIVLMYFFPRQLLIRHFWTPSQQVEFLDAYDAIRRDSYPDVVESLALAARSLPEPQLQKRLQELCAQVQRGSQPRVAELYAVRSLFSGSPLGLNKLQVSHVKALSQVLFLTPHLPAFFLRRRLRSHVLEIRHLDRAMLRLGLGQLSEEELKAACYLRGLNPTCLGMSECRAWLEQWLGLSCKLQASEASLLANSMVLLSLNYVGAKE from the exons ATGGCGCTGTCCGGGGCCGGCTGCCGCGGGGCGCTCTgccgcctcggccccggccccgccgccggcctgAGCCGCTGCCGGCGGCCGCTGGAGCCGCGCCCCGCCCGGGGGGCGCCGAG GTCCCCGGTGCGCTGCCTCTCCGCGAAAGCCGGCTCCAGGTCCGTCCTCGCCGCCCTGGCGTCGAAAGCGAAGCGCATCAACGGGAGGTACGAGAGGTTTTTGGAAAGGACCTTCCCCCGTTTCTACGTGCTGCACGCGACTTTCACGAAAG GGATCCAAGCGCTCTTCCTGGaagtaaaagaaataagaaaaatcaaatctAAAATGTCCTGCCAGAGACTGAGCGCTCAGCAGCTTCCCTACCGGGAGATGGAGAGGCTGCGGCAG TTTCGCAGGGACGTGATCAAGGCCATTCCCATCGGAGTTATTGCCATCC ACTTCTTGGTCATCGTCCTGAT GTATTTCTTCCCACGCCAGCTCCTGATCCGCCACTTCTGGACCCCGAGCCAGCAGGTTGAGTTCCTGGACGCCTACGACGCCATCCGGAGGGACTCGTATCCGGATGTGGTGGAGAGTTTAGCCCTGGCAGCGCGTTCCCTGCCTGAGCCGCAGCTCCAAAAACGCCTGCAGGAGCTCTGCGCCCAG GTGCAGCGAGGTTCCCAGCCGCGCGTGGCCGAACTCTACGCTGTGAGAAGTTTGTTTTCGGGATCTCCGCTGGGTCTGAACAAGCTCCAGGTGTCTCACGTG AAAGCCCTAAGCCAGGTCCTGTTTCTGACCCCCCACTTGCCGGCCTTTTTCCTGAGGCGTCGCCTGCGGAGCCACGTCTTGGAGATCCGGCACCTGGACCGCGCCATGCTGCGCCTGGGCTTGGGCCAGCTGTCCGAGGAGGAGCTGAAAGCG GCTTGTTACCTCCGTGGCCTGAACCCCACTTGTCTCGGCATGTCCGAGTGCAGAGCGTggctggagcagtggctggggctCTCCTGCAAGCTGCAAG CTTCCGAAGCTTCCCTCCTGGCGAACAGCATGGTCCTGCTGTCCCTCAACTACGTCGGGGCCAAGGAGTGA